A stretch of the Sulfolobus acidocaldarius SUSAZ genome encodes the following:
- a CDS encoding magnesium-dependent phosphatase-1 has protein sequence MIKLVVFDADKTLWTHSNISIFRPPIRLIDENSVEDSIGNKLRLFENVRETLSEIRQMGLFTAMATWNIPEKTELVLSTLKLKDYFDVIVSNEHPYKFLYIIEIINKLSSLKNVKIKPDEIIFVDDRRSHFGNIWLYVGKVNCLEMWVDVTSYTQLLEKIKTIYKLKEESKKIYNNA, from the coding sequence ATGATAAAATTAGTGGTCTTCGATGCGGATAAGACATTGTGGACCCATTCAAATATATCAATTTTTCGACCTCCAATAAGATTAATTGACGAAAATAGTGTTGAAGACTCAATAGGTAACAAATTGAGATTATTTGAAAATGTTAGGGAAACATTGTCTGAAATTAGACAAATGGGATTGTTTACAGCCATGGCAACGTGGAACATACCTGAGAAGACAGAACTTGTTTTATCTACTCTTAAATTAAAAGATTACTTTGATGTCATAGTATCTAACGAACATCCTTATAAATTTCTTTATATTATAGAAATAATAAATAAATTAAGTAGCCTGAAGAATGTTAAGATTAAACCAGATGAAATTATATTTGTTGATGATAGAAGATCTCACTTCGGAAATATATGGCTATATGTGGGGAAGGTGAATTGTTTAGAAATGTGGGTTGATGTGACAAGTTATACCCAACTACTGGAAAAAATTAAAACTATTTATAAACTAAAGGAAGAAAGTAAAAAGATATACAATAATGCTTAA